The Elusimicrobiaceae bacterium genomic sequence AAGACCGAGTTTTTCTTCCAAATCTTGGGAAGATTTAATACTTTGGTCTATAAATTCTAACCCAAATACAATCAGTAGCCCCAACACGCCACCGGCCATAGCCCCTAAAATTAAATTGATTAATTTTCGCGGGCGCACCGGCCTTAACGGGACAATTGCCGGGTCAATAATACGTATATTATTGCCGGAAAATTGACCGGAAAGCTCAATTTTAATACTTTGCACTAAGCGACTGGTTTCGTTGGCAATTTGTTCATTGACGGTTTTAAGTTGATTATTGACGGAAATTAGTTCCGGATGTTTGGAAGTATATTTGGCAGATAATTGCGCTTTTTGGCTTTCCAGCAGAGCGGCTTGATGTTTTAATGATTTAATAAAATCACTATTGACCACTTGCGGCATAGAATTTAATAATTCTTGTTCAGCGTCGCTATTTTCCGAATTTTCTAGCGCTTTAATGACGTCTTTACCCATAGAAATACGATTGCTGATATTTTCCGCCACATAGGTTTCGGCTACCGCGTTGGCCACTTCGGCCGCTACTTGCGGGTCATAGGCGTGGATGCCAATGTTGACTAATCGGCTGCGCGTAATAGGCGTGACGACCAAAGCCCCATGCAATTTCCCTACCCCGTTGGGATTGGCAAATTGTTCATATTTGTTTAAGTCCAGCGATTGGTACACTCTTTCTAATAAAGAGCGGCTTTCAATGAGGCGGTATTGGGTGCGGTAATAATCTTCTTCGCTCATAAAAGAACCATAGGTGCGTTGATCAATTTTACCGGCGTCTTCTTGGTTAATCATTACCAACGCAGTGGCTTCATATACCGGGCGTATTAAATAGTTAGCCACTATCGCTCCGGCCAGACCGCAAATAACTAATCCTACGATCAGCCACATACGCTTGAAAATCATATTGATGATTTCCGTTACATCAAATTCATCAGCTTGTATAAAAGAAGAAGTTGTCATAGTCTAAAACATACT encodes the following:
- a CDS encoding polysaccharide biosynthesis tyrosine autokinase, whose translation is MTTSSFIQADEFDVTEIINMIFKRMWLIVGLVICGLAGAIVANYLIRPVYEATALVMINQEDAGKIDQRTYGSFMSEEDYYRTQYRLIESRSLLERVYQSLDLNKYEQFANPNGVGKLHGALVVTPITRSRLVNIGIHAYDPQVAAEVANAVAETYVAENISNRISMGKDVIKALENSENSDAEQELLNSMPQVVNSDFIKSLKHQAALLESQKAQLSAKYTSKHPELISVNNQLKTVNEQIANETSRLVQSIKIELSGQFSGNNIRIIDPAIVPLRPVRPRKLINLILGAMAGGVLGLLIVFGLEFIDQSIKSSQDLEEKLGLPFLGFIPFIHGKKRDIEYASLLQEGNSLHAENIRNIRTMLGFSLSDQPNAPILITSSTHGEGKSHLSANLAVALAQTGKKVLLVDGDLRRSRLHKLFRLSLDKGLSNIWAADAAKADFSYNIQPVVGVSSLSVMTSGQRPPNPAELLNSVRIPQFLQWAQGNYDQVIVDCPAILPVSDTMLWGRYIPRAVFLIQYGRTSAKLAMSALDKLHKADIKLLGAVIGQHRQEGFSYAKYGYYKHYRYYQYK